Proteins encoded together in one Chitinophaga sp. LS1 window:
- a CDS encoding helix-turn-helix transcriptional regulator: MSRLIHMGQRLKQILKQKKVKIVDFADMAGFTNQIAHYHLRKSDMKRSTLEKFCEIISISPEEFYEWNSVSVINGEKPPASSVLHHGHRLMELISERGLNKTRLAKRLGMSRRTMYNLFDKELFGSEELDKVSRALEISSTGFLHPGSLDDTRIADNDEMLALREKYYKLLEEHNLLLKTHSSTKEALEQLKKENLQLRKQARSKKG; this comes from the coding sequence ATGTCCAGGTTAATCCATATGGGCCAGCGCCTGAAGCAAATCTTAAAACAGAAAAAGGTTAAGATTGTTGACTTTGCTGATATGGCCGGTTTCACGAACCAAATAGCCCATTACCATTTACGAAAAAGCGATATGAAGCGAAGTACATTAGAGAAGTTCTGTGAGATCATCAGTATCTCGCCGGAAGAATTCTATGAATGGAACAGCGTTTCTGTCATTAACGGCGAAAAGCCTCCTGCTTCCTCAGTATTACATCATGGTCACAGATTGATGGAACTTATCAGCGAACGGGGATTGAATAAAACCAGGTTAGCCAAGCGGCTGGGAATGTCGAGGCGAACCATGTACAATCTCTTTGATAAAGAATTATTCGGAAGTGAAGAACTGGACAAGGTATCCAGGGCACTTGAAATTAGTTCTACCGGTTTCCTTCATCCGGGCTCATTGGATGATACACGGATTGCTGATAATGATGAGATGCTCGCTTTAAGAGAAAAATATTACAAGTTGCTGGAAGAGCACAATTTATTATTGAAAACCCATTCTTCAACCAAAGAAGCACTCGAACAGCTCAAGAAAGAAAATTTACAATTACGTAAACAAGCCCGGTCCAAAAAGGGCTAA
- a CDS encoding 5' nucleotidase, NT5C type translates to MARIAIDMDGVMADTCQQYIDWYAARYGETIDKNSLMGLPETEGFPAGKDVIRGFLYEPGFFRNKPVIKDCQEVVKALFDKHDVFIVSAAMEFPQSLVEKLDWLQEHFPFIGWERIVFCGSKTIVHADYMIDDHVKNLQYFKGEPLMFTAPHNVNISGYKRVNTWEEVGQLLL, encoded by the coding sequence ATGGCAAGAATAGCAATAGACATGGATGGAGTTATGGCAGATACATGCCAGCAATACATCGACTGGTACGCAGCACGCTACGGTGAAACAATTGACAAAAACTCCCTCATGGGCTTACCGGAAACAGAAGGCTTCCCTGCCGGTAAAGACGTGATCAGAGGATTCCTTTACGAACCAGGGTTCTTCAGGAACAAGCCAGTCATCAAAGACTGCCAGGAGGTAGTCAAAGCATTATTTGACAAACATGATGTATTCATCGTATCTGCAGCCATGGAGTTTCCACAATCACTCGTTGAAAAGCTGGATTGGTTACAGGAGCATTTTCCATTCATTGGGTGGGAACGTATCGTTTTCTGTGGATCCAAGACCATTGTTCATGCCGATTACATGATCGATGATCATGTGAAAAATCTGCAATATTTCAAAGGCGAACCGTTGATGTTTACAGCACCGCACAATGTCAATATTTCTGGCTACAAACGTGTAAACACCTGGGAAGAAGTAGGTCAGTTATTATTATAG
- a CDS encoding DeoR/GlpR family DNA-binding transcription regulator produces the protein MLKEERFEYILRKLQADHKVLHTELSNDLNVSEDTVRRDLEALAQNGLLIKVRGGAIPHSPNPFNFTERITIHEDDKRAIADKALSFLHNGQTIIMDGGTTTYALVKLFPPALQLTVVTPSIPIAMQLMEHPGVDVILTGGRIFKSSQVTAGIETIRMLEKLRADICFMGVCSLHTEVGVTGPHLDEASVKNVMVQSSSKVIALVTSDKMGTAEPYKVCDIREMDTIITDEAGLAMAGPYRELGINVI, from the coding sequence ATGCTGAAAGAGGAACGTTTTGAGTACATCCTCAGAAAGTTACAGGCAGATCATAAGGTGTTACATACGGAGTTGAGTAATGACTTAAATGTGTCAGAAGATACCGTGCGTCGTGATCTGGAAGCCTTGGCGCAAAATGGTTTGTTAATCAAAGTAAGGGGAGGGGCCATTCCTCATTCTCCCAATCCGTTTAATTTTACAGAAAGAATCACCATTCACGAAGATGATAAAAGAGCGATAGCCGACAAGGCCCTCTCATTTTTACACAATGGTCAGACTATTATAATGGATGGTGGTACTACCACTTATGCACTCGTCAAGTTATTCCCACCTGCATTACAGCTAACCGTCGTTACTCCCAGTATTCCCATTGCTATGCAATTGATGGAACATCCGGGTGTAGACGTTATTCTTACCGGGGGGCGTATTTTCAAGAGTTCGCAGGTAACGGCGGGTATTGAAACGATTCGTATGCTCGAGAAGCTGCGTGCTGATATTTGTTTTATGGGTGTATGCAGTTTGCATACAGAAGTAGGCGTGACGGGGCCTCACCTGGATGAAGCCAGCGTAAAAAATGTGATGGTACAGTCATCAAGCAAAGTGATTGCCCTGGTGACGAGCGATAAGATGGGAACAGCGGAACCATACAAAGTATGTGATATAAGAGAGATGGATACGATTATAACCGACGAGGCAGGATTAGCCATGGCAGGACCTTACAGAGAGCTGGGTATTAACGTGATCTGA
- a CDS encoding MFS transporter, whose protein sequence is MFQVLTAGLPQRRQARIAVSALFFLTGFCFFSWATRIPDIQQKLHLSEGQLGGLLLALPIGSLLSMPAAGALVGKYGSRQILLVFGSLYGLILPTLGLAGETWILFTLLVVFGFCGNIANIAVNTQAVFVEKMYGRSVMASFHGLWSSGGLAGSLLAWGMQKWHVLPYQHFLVSMVIVFIILAVNINHVVRHDDKAGEREEKQPLFVLPDKFLMILGIIAFASMICEGAMFDWSGVYFRKVIHVNIAVVGTNAFMSTMASFRFLADYLKLRFGVKRVLQLSGGLIAGGLLLAVVFPYFTTAIIGFLMVGAGVSSVVPLVYSAAGRSNTMTPGMALAAVSTIGYLGFLFGPVLIGLVAQISSLRASFFLIALMGLSIAVMSNRVKN, encoded by the coding sequence ATGTTTCAGGTATTGACAGCAGGCCTTCCGCAGCGGCGGCAGGCGCGCATAGCAGTGAGCGCACTATTTTTTCTGACGGGATTTTGCTTTTTCAGTTGGGCTACCCGTATTCCGGACATTCAACAAAAGTTACATCTTTCTGAAGGGCAGTTAGGTGGATTATTATTGGCTTTGCCGATAGGTTCCCTTTTGTCTATGCCAGCAGCTGGTGCGCTGGTCGGTAAGTATGGCAGCAGGCAGATCCTGCTGGTGTTTGGATCTTTGTATGGTTTGATTTTGCCGACCCTTGGACTGGCAGGGGAGACCTGGATACTCTTTACATTGTTGGTAGTGTTTGGTTTTTGTGGCAACATTGCCAATATTGCGGTGAACACCCAGGCGGTATTTGTAGAGAAAATGTATGGCAGATCTGTGATGGCTTCCTTTCATGGTTTGTGGAGTTCTGGTGGGTTGGCAGGATCTCTGCTGGCGTGGGGAATGCAGAAGTGGCATGTATTGCCCTATCAGCATTTTCTGGTGAGTATGGTGATTGTATTTATCATCCTTGCGGTGAATATCAATCATGTGGTAAGGCATGATGACAAAGCCGGTGAGCGAGAGGAGAAGCAGCCGCTATTTGTATTGCCTGACAAGTTCCTGATGATCCTTGGCATTATTGCGTTTGCATCTATGATTTGCGAGGGAGCTATGTTTGACTGGAGCGGGGTATATTTCAGAAAAGTGATTCATGTTAATATTGCGGTAGTAGGTACTAACGCCTTTATGAGTACCATGGCGTCTTTTCGCTTCCTGGCAGATTATCTGAAGTTGCGTTTTGGCGTAAAGCGGGTATTACAATTGAGTGGCGGACTCATTGCCGGCGGGCTGTTGCTGGCAGTTGTATTTCCATATTTTACTACTGCTATTATAGGATTTCTGATGGTCGGCGCAGGGGTATCTTCAGTTGTTCCACTGGTATATAGTGCAGCAGGGCGGAGTAATACTATGACTCCGGGAATGGCGCTGGCGGCGGTTTCTACGATTGGTTATCTCGGATTTCTGTTTGGTCCGGTATTGATTGGGTTAGTTGCTCAGATCAGTAGTCTGAGGGCGTCTTTCTTTCTCATTGCTCTGATGGGGTTATCTATTGCAG